The following is a genomic window from Opitutus sp. ER46.
GCGGGGTCACGCTGAGGCCAATCTGCTGCAGTACGGTTGCGAAGGCGGTGTCGCCCTGCAGTCCTTCGCCCGGGCCGCGCAAGTCGGCGACGCGAAGCGTGCCGCCCGTCGCGAGCGGCAAGGCGAGGAAGTAACTGGCGGCGGTCGCATCGGGTTCGACGGCGTAGCGGCCGCTGGCGAGCGTGTACGGCCGGCCCGCCGCGACGCGCAGGGTATCCTCGGCAACCGGTTCCACCGCCGGTTGGCCAAAGTGCTCCATGAGCCGCGTCGTCATCCGCACGAACGGCCAGCGCACGCCGCCGATGAGCTGGATTTCGAGCGGTTGCGCCGCGCGCGGGGCGACCATCAGCAGGGCGGAGAGGAGCTGGCTGCTCTCGCTGGCATCGAGGGTCACGCGCCCGCCCCGCAAGCCACGGGCGCGAATCTCGATCGGAAAAAATCCTTCCTCGCCAAGGCAGCGGATATCGGCGCCGAGCGCGCGCAGCGCCTCGAGCAGCGGCCGCATCGGGCGCTTTCGCATCTGCGCCACGCCGTCGATCAGGTACACGCCGGCCGGGGCCGTGGCACACAGGGCGGTGAGAAACCGGGCCGCGGTGCCCGCGAGACCGACGAAAAGCGCGACGGTTTTGCCCGCGAACGCACGCGACTGGCCGCCGACCGTGACGGTGTGCTTGGCGGCATCGGCCGCGACGTCGAATCCGAGACGGCGCAACGCTTCCGCCATCAGGTGCGTGTCTTCGCTGAAGAGCGCCCCGGTGAGAGTGACCGGTTCACGGCAGAGCGCCGCCAGCAGGAGCGCGCGATTGGTCAGGCTCTTCGATCCCGGCAGCGTCACCTCGCCCCGCGCGGGCTGGGTGAACGGTGGGATCGGCAGGAGCTCGGGAAGCGGCATACGAAGCGAGCAGCGTCGGCCAACTTGCGGGGCGTGTGAAGGGGAAAATCCGGCGGGCGCGCCGCGCCCGCCGAAGTGAAAGTGAAAGTGAAAGTGAAAGTGGGCGGAAGGCGCGGAGTGGCTGGTTGCGCCGGAGTGAGCGTCCTTCCCGGACGGGCGGCCGCCCGTCCTTCGTAGGATTTTTGCGGGCCCGCCCCGCAAAAATTCTACGGTCGGAACTGGTCGCGGTAAGCCTTGCCGCGTTCGATGCGCGAGACGACTTCGTGATAGTCGCGGTTCAGGAGCGCGGCCTTGAAGCCGTGCAACTCGTCCTCGAACTGCTGCAGCGCACGCAGCACCTCATCGCGGTTCTGCTCGAGAATGCTTCGCCAGATCTGGGCGTCGCTGCCCGCAATCCGCGTGGTGTCCCGCAGTCCGCCGCCGGCGTAGTTGCGCCACGCAGGATTTTTCTGCGCGAGAAACGAACAAAGGCTCGTCGCGATCACCTGGGGCAGGTGGCTGATGTGGGCGACAATCTCGTCGTGCCGGTCGGGATCGACGGTGACCACCTCGGCACCGAGCGCATGCCAGAAGCCGACCACGGTTTCCACCGCGGCGGCGGCCGTGTCGGGCAGCGGCGTGACGAAGCACGTGCGCCGCTGGAAGAGCTCGGCGGTGCTGTGTTCCCAGCCGGTCTTTTCGGACCCGGCCATCGGATGCGAGCCCACGAACGGGTT
Proteins encoded in this region:
- a CDS encoding prephenate dehydrogenase/arogenate dehydrogenase family protein — its product is MPRLSQITILAPGLLGGSVARAAHTAGIADRIVLWARRPESRLKLREQPWCHEVADTPEAAARAASLVVVASPVDKIVPLVTQIAASLPPGAIVTDVGSVKGEIARHAAAALKSANPFVGSHPMAGSEKTGWEHSTAELFQRRTCFVTPLPDTAAAAVETVVGFWHALGAEVVTVDPDRHDEIVAHISHLPQVIATSLCSFLAQKNPAWRNYAGGGLRDTTRIAGSDAQIWRSILEQNRDEVLRALQQFEDELHGFKAALLNRDYHEVVSRIERGKAYRDQFRP